From Bos indicus isolate NIAB-ARS_2022 breed Sahiwal x Tharparkar chromosome 4, NIAB-ARS_B.indTharparkar_mat_pri_1.0, whole genome shotgun sequence, the proteins below share one genomic window:
- the NFE2L3 gene encoding nuclear factor erythroid 2-related factor 3, giving the protein MKYLKPWWSDGGSLFHLTILLSLAELRLDLDLDLDLDLYLLFPPRTLLGDELLLRNGQTSHISALSPFPASGGWGRAELLHPKCWERDPAAPPEGRLLREVRALGVPFIPSIRVDAWLVHSVAAGDADGAHALLGAAAASSAGGVGAGVEGVSQAAPGGGGGPRAVQSSPLAAGEEEEKAPAEPTAQVSDADGHASEENEVLRGVSHSPQHEENEQRSSTQKEKSLQQKNEDENKVADKPAWEAEKTTESRSERYQNGTDSFFSLEDLFQLLSSQPENLLEGVSLGDIAPLPRSINDGMNSPTHYNVNFSEAVSHDVSLHEAMLRCSDNTFRRDPVARTSQPQEQILQLSSITNTEQTLPGTNLTGFLPFVDNQMRNLSQDHLYDLDINILDETNLMSLATGFDPMEVSWLLEEPGYDSGLSLDSSNNSTSVIKSNSSHSICEGATGSSSDLSHHDLEGAVGGYCPEPSKLCYMNDKSDSHFHGDLVFQHVSHNHTYHLEPSALESTSESFSMPGKSQKISRYLNDTDRNLSRDERRAKALHIPFSVDEIIRMPVDSFNSMLSRHYLTDLQVSLIRDIRRRGKNKVAAQNCRKRKLDVILNLEDDVCSLQAKKETLKREQSQCHKAINIMKQKLHHLYCDVFSRLRDDQGRPVSPNQYALQCTHDGSVVIVPKELMIPGQKKENQKGKRKNEKKN; this is encoded by the exons ATGAAGTACTTGAAGCCGTGGTGGTCGGACGGCGGCAGCCTTTTTCACCTCACCATCCTGCTGAGCTTGGCGGAGCTCCGCCTGGACCTGGACCTAGACCTCGACCTCGACCTCTACCTGCTGTTCCCGCCGCGCACTCTGCTTGGAGATGAGCTGCTGCTCCGGAACGGCCAGACGAGCCACATCTCCGCGCTCAGTCCTTTCCCGGCCTCGGGAGGGTGGGGGCGCGCCGAACTGCTGCACCCCAAGTGCTGGGAGCGGGACCCCGCGGCGCCGCCAGAGGGCCGACTGCTCCGGGAGGTGCGCGCGCTGGGGGTCCCCTTTATCCCCAGTATCCGAGTGGACGCATGGCTGGTGCACAGCGTGGCTGCAGGCGACGCCGACGGGGCGCACGCGTTGCTCGGCGCCGCAGCCGCCTCGTCTGCCGGGGGAGTGGGTGCCGGCGTGGAAGGCGTTAGCCAGGCTGCGCCGGGTGGCGGCGGGGGTCCGCGAGCGGTTCAGAGTAGCCCGTTGGCCgccggggaggaggaggagaaggcaccCGCGGAACCGACGGCTCAAGTGTCGGACGCCGACGGACACGCGAGCGAG GAGAATGAGGTATTAAGAGGTGTGAGTCACAGTCCCCAGCATGAAGAAAATGAGCAAAGATCATCAACCCAGAAGGAAAAATCACTACAGCAGAagaatgaagatgaaaataaagtAGCAGATAAGCCTGCCTGGGAGGCAGAAAAAACCACTGAATCTAGAAGTGAG AGATATCAAAATGGAAcagattcatttttctctctggaaGACTTATTTCAATTGCTTTCATCGCAGCCTGAAAATCTACTGGAG gGAGTTTCACTGGGAGATATTGCTCCTCTCCCCAGAAGTATCAATGATGGCATGAATTCCCCCACACATTATAATGTAAATTTTAGCGAAGCTGTAAGTCATGATGTAAGTCTCCACGAGGCCATGTTACGGTGTTCTGACAATACATTTAGAAGGGATCCAGTAGCAAGGACTTCACAGCCACAAGAACAAATTCTACAGTTAAGTTCTATTACCAATACTGAACAGACCCTTCCTGGAACTAATTTGACAGGATTTCTTCCATTTGTTGACAATCAGATGAGGAATCTAAGCCAAGACCATCTGTATGATCTTGATATAAACATACTTGATGAGACAAACTTAATGTCTTTGGCCACAGGTTTTGATCCCATGGAAGTTTCTTGGCTGCTTGAAGAACCAGGTTATGATTCTGGGCTTTCCTTAGACTCAAGTAACAATAGCACCTCTGTTATCAAGTCTAATTCTTCTCACTCTATATGTGAAGGTGCTACAGGTTCTAGCAGTGACCTTTCCCACCATGACCTAGAAGGGGCTGTAGGAGGATACTGTCCAGAGCCCAGTAAGCTTTGTTACATGAATGACAAAAGTGATTCTCATTTTCACGGAGACCTTGTATTTCAACATGTATCACATAACCACACTTACCACTTAGAGCCAAGTGCACTAGAATCCACTTCAGAATCTTTCTCAATGCCTGGGAAGTCACAGAAAATAAGTAGATACCTGAATGACACAGACAGAAACTTAAGCCGTGATGAACGACGTGCTAAAGCTTTGCATATCCCTTTTTCTGTGGATGAAATTATCCGCATGCCTGTAGATTCTTTCAACAGCATGTTAAGCAGGCATTATCTAACAGATTTACAAGTGTCGCTCATCCGTGACATTAGAcgaagagggaaaaataaagttGCTGCTCAGAACTGCCGAAAGCGTAAACTGGATGTAATTTTGAATCTGGAAGATGATGTATGTAGCTTGCAAGCAAAGAAGGAAACCCTTAAGAGAGAGCAATCCCAGTGTCACAAAGCTATAAACATAATGAAACAGAAACTGCACCACCTCTATTGTGATGTTTTTAGTAGGTTAAGAGATGATCAAGGTAGACCAGTCAGTCCAAACCAGTATGCTCTTCAGTGCACCCACGATGGAAGTGTTGTGATTGTACCCAAGGAATTAATGATTCCAggccagaaaaaggaaaaccaaaagggaaaacgaaaaaatgagaaaaaaaattga